One genomic window of Pigmentiphaga litoralis includes the following:
- a CDS encoding class I adenylate-forming enzyme family protein, which translates to MKNPLDVLNSYTVHDGTLHGAFQSRLAFKQDDAFVRQDDRTFTWTEFGVRYEHCAAALAARGVTAGSRVAIVGRNDIAHIVTLFALARLGAIMVPLNPEFGLREMRYVLQHADVEGILADTATLDRVEAVRAELSTPPWLLTLDGPPGPNHYDSVIDAAAPMTLPANAPASSTCVIIYTSGTTGFPKGVMHSQQNLVLAGEANVARVHLQPDDRVMIILPFFHMNALFYSIGGVLAAGASMLVVPKFSASTFWRTAADNGITVVNIIEAIGTILCARDRTEYRPDHRLRVVYGVRKKSARIFRNEFGVHHLFSGFGMTEIPGVTCNPYHGPDKEGSMGVVGIHPDPNRPWARCRVVDDEGHEVGPDVVGELLVQTPIMMQGYFRDPEQTAATMRDGWLATGDLVRRDADGFFFHISRKKDIIRRRGENIAAAELEMVIGEHPAVFESAALAVPSDLGEDDILVAVVARPATPLRAQDIVDWCRERLAAIKVPRYVVLLDELPHTPTHKIAKAVLRADPAVLARATDFQR; encoded by the coding sequence ATGAAGAATCCGCTCGACGTCTTGAACAGCTACACCGTGCACGATGGCACGTTGCACGGTGCGTTCCAGAGCCGGCTGGCATTCAAGCAAGACGATGCGTTTGTGCGTCAGGACGATCGCACGTTTACGTGGACCGAGTTTGGGGTGCGCTACGAACACTGTGCCGCGGCCCTTGCGGCCCGGGGCGTGACAGCCGGCTCGCGCGTGGCGATTGTGGGTCGCAACGACATTGCCCATATCGTTACCCTGTTCGCCTTGGCACGACTCGGCGCGATCATGGTGCCGCTCAATCCGGAATTCGGTCTGCGCGAAATGCGGTATGTGCTGCAGCATGCCGATGTGGAAGGCATACTCGCCGACACCGCAACGCTCGACCGTGTGGAAGCGGTTCGCGCCGAACTTTCGACCCCTCCGTGGTTATTGACACTGGATGGCCCGCCGGGTCCGAACCACTACGACTCCGTCATCGATGCCGCCGCGCCGATGACACTGCCTGCCAACGCGCCCGCGTCCAGCACCTGCGTCATCATCTATACGTCGGGCACGACCGGGTTCCCAAAAGGCGTCATGCATAGCCAGCAGAACCTCGTGCTGGCGGGCGAGGCCAATGTGGCGCGGGTCCACCTGCAACCCGATGACCGCGTCATGATCATCTTGCCGTTTTTCCACATGAATGCGCTGTTCTATTCGATAGGCGGCGTGCTGGCGGCAGGCGCGAGCATGCTAGTCGTGCCAAAGTTTTCAGCCTCCACCTTCTGGCGCACTGCTGCGGACAACGGCATCACGGTGGTCAACATCATCGAGGCGATCGGCACCATCCTGTGCGCGCGCGATCGCACCGAGTATCGACCTGATCACAGGCTGCGGGTCGTCTATGGCGTGCGCAAAAAATCCGCGCGGATCTTTCGCAATGAATTCGGCGTGCACCATCTTTTTTCCGGCTTCGGCATGACCGAAATCCCGGGCGTGACCTGCAATCCGTACCACGGCCCCGACAAAGAAGGCAGCATGGGGGTAGTAGGTATCCATCCGGATCCGAACCGCCCCTGGGCCCGATGCCGTGTCGTCGACGACGAAGGACATGAAGTCGGCCCCGATGTCGTCGGCGAGCTGCTGGTGCAGACGCCCATCATGATGCAGGGCTACTTTCGCGATCCGGAGCAGACCGCAGCCACGATGCGCGATGGCTGGCTTGCCACCGGCGATCTGGTCAGGCGCGATGCCGACGGCTTCTTCTTCCACATCTCCCGCAAGAAAGACATCATCCGCCGCCGCGGCGAGAACATTGCCGCGGCTGAACTCGAGATGGTGATCGGCGAACATCCCGCCGTCTTTGAAAGCGCCGCCCTTGCCGTGCCTTCCGACCTTGGTGAAGACGACATCCTGGTGGCAGTCGTGGCAAGGCCGGCGACGCCGCTGCGGGCGCAAGACATCGTGGACTGGTGCCGGGAACGGCTGGCGGCAATCAAGGTGCCGCGATATGTGGTCCTGCTGGATGAACTCCCCCACACCCCCACCCACAAGATCGCCAAGGCCGTGCTGCGCGCCGACCCGGCGGTCCTGGCTCGTGCGACCGACTTCCAGCGCTGA
- the uvrA gene encoding excinuclease ABC subunit UvrA has protein sequence MTSASTPPAVTDTALDTDTGTSDIQVVGARQNNLKNLTLTIPTNELVVVTGVSGSGKSSLVFDTLYAEGQRRYVETFSPYARQFLDRMDKPQVDRIDGIPPAIAIDQTNPVRSSRSTVGTMTELNDHLKLLFARAATLYDRQTAQPVRKDTPDSIYDMLVDRAAQAGDPRLAITFPVQVPANYGEDQIRAFLERQGYTRVHARRAVGSGKDAAQILDVVQDRLRMGSAERARVMEALDAALRLGAGRVDVRVLGDDGTDTAVWKFSDELHCADSDISYSAPTPSAFSFNSPLGACEACRGFGRVIGVDYGLVVPDGNKTLRGRAVKPWQTASNKECQDDLVKYAGRAGIPLDVPWARLTDAQREWVLNGTPDWKGASNAWKNQWYGVKRFFDWLETKAYKMHIRVLLSKYRAYTPCDVCRGSRLKPDALLWRVGSKADADAVLPQTDDKYTRFRPVHAAWSAATLASLPGLSIHDLMMLPIDRVRRFCDGLQFDGVLDAATDLLLEEVRARLKFLCDVGLGYLTLDRQSRTLSGGEVQRINLTTALGTSLVNTLFVLDEPSIGLHPRDMNRIVEVMHRLRDAGNSLVVVEHDPQVMLAADRVIDIGPGPGERGGNIVFNGSPSQLRTAKTLTGDYLSGRRHVAAPRPMPVTASTPRLIVEGAREHNLKNVTVEFPLGRLVTVTGVSGSGKSTLVQDVLYPGLLKLKGKPTETPGAHDRILGDDWLVDVVMVDQSQIGKTARSNPASYVGAFDGIRKIFAQARLSKERNYTAGMFSFNAGDGRCPTCGGTGFEHVEMQFLSDVYIRCPDCDGTRFRAEVREVTVERHGRAASISDVLDMTVTEALQFFAGEKDVQYGLAPLADVGLEYLRLGQPVPTLSGGEAQRLKLAGHLAEAARSGISTMGAKLSKKGSLFLFDEPTTGLHFDDIARLMGAFRKLLAAGHTLIVIEHNLDVIRASDWLIDLGPEGGDAGGEIVAVGTPEQLMNTPASHTGLALREYEHEIGALDANRPEMSPDLTLAERMAPYATNRTEIEAANELAEDIADDLGVPLQNVLAKRRSTSIEIKNAREHNLKGIDVDIPHNVFTVITGVSGSGKSTLAFDILFNEGQRRYLESLNAYARSIVQPAGKPDVDAIFGIPPTVAIEQRTSRGGRKSTVATMTETHHFMRLLYMKLGTQYCPNCDVPVEPQTFDLIVDRIMRELKGQHIGVMAPLVTARKGFYTDMAKWAANKGHSHLRVDGAFLPTARWPRLDRFKEHNIELPVADFLVDPANEAQLRKAIDIALEHGNGVMSVVWPLERLREAMAADSTAAAPSLEQRVFSVKRACPCCGLSFPEPDPRMFSYNSKHGWCPSCFGTGVKLEGFDQEQTGEEAAWNAAFEGEAVACPTCEGQRLNRNALAVRWRDKSIAQMASLAVRDAGSFFQKLETHGREAEIARDILTELRSRLDFLEEVGLGYLALDRAAPTLSGGEAQRIRLAAQLGSNLQGVCYVLDEPTIGLHPRDNRILLNALSRLEGKGNTLVVVEHDEDTIRRAAHVIDIGPGAGVRGGRVVAQGTVQDIMDNPDSLTGKYLRHPLKHPLQPRRPVEADTPSIQVKGARLHNLANVDARFPIGRLTVVTGVSGSGKSTLAREVLLDNLHREVANAALREEKRTRMAWKGCAGMTGWETIDRVLEVDQTPIGKTPRSCPATYVGFWDTVRKQFADTLESRMRGWTAGRFSFNTAGGRCEVCEGQGMRTIEMNFLPDVKVPCDACNGGRFNRETLAVHMRGKSVGEVLGMEVDDAVEYFGAHPSILNPLLLLQSVGLGYLTLGQPSPTLSGGEAQRIKLVTELAKARLEDGTMRTGRGYRQPHTLYVLDEPTVGLSMADVEKLIRVLHRLVEAGNTVVVIEHNLDVIAEADWLLDMGPEGGNEGGQLVIEGTPEAVMDYRDKSHTGRVLHEFMQQQQES, from the coding sequence ATGACGTCCGCCTCTACTCCCCCAGCAGTTACCGATACCGCCCTCGACACCGACACCGGCACATCCGATATCCAGGTCGTTGGCGCCCGCCAGAACAACCTCAAGAACCTGACCCTGACCATTCCCACCAACGAACTCGTGGTGGTGACCGGCGTTTCCGGGTCAGGGAAAAGTTCACTCGTGTTCGACACGCTGTATGCCGAAGGGCAGCGGCGGTATGTCGAGACGTTTTCGCCCTACGCGCGCCAGTTCCTGGACCGCATGGACAAGCCGCAGGTGGACCGCATCGACGGGATTCCCCCGGCGATCGCCATCGACCAGACCAATCCGGTGCGCAGTTCGCGCAGCACGGTCGGCACCATGACCGAGTTGAACGATCACCTGAAGCTGCTGTTCGCGCGCGCGGCCACGCTGTACGACCGGCAGACCGCGCAGCCGGTGCGCAAGGACACGCCCGATTCGATCTACGACATGCTGGTGGACCGGGCCGCCCAGGCCGGGGATCCGCGCCTGGCCATTACCTTTCCGGTGCAGGTGCCGGCCAACTATGGCGAGGACCAGATCCGCGCCTTCCTGGAACGCCAGGGCTACACGCGAGTGCATGCCCGCCGCGCGGTGGGCAGCGGCAAGGACGCCGCGCAGATACTGGACGTGGTGCAGGACCGCCTGCGTATGGGCAGCGCCGAACGCGCGCGGGTGATGGAGGCACTGGATGCCGCCTTGCGCCTGGGCGCGGGCCGCGTGGACGTGCGCGTGCTGGGCGATGACGGCACCGATACGGCCGTGTGGAAGTTCAGCGACGAACTGCACTGCGCCGACAGCGACATTTCGTATTCGGCGCCGACGCCCAGCGCGTTTTCGTTCAATTCGCCGCTGGGCGCCTGCGAGGCGTGCCGGGGCTTTGGCCGGGTGATCGGGGTCGATTACGGCCTGGTCGTGCCCGACGGCAACAAGACCTTGCGCGGTCGCGCGGTCAAGCCGTGGCAGACCGCCAGCAACAAGGAATGCCAGGACGACCTGGTCAAGTACGCGGGCCGCGCGGGCATCCCCCTGGACGTGCCGTGGGCGCGCCTGACGGATGCGCAGCGCGAATGGGTGCTGAACGGCACGCCGGACTGGAAGGGCGCGAGCAACGCGTGGAAGAACCAGTGGTACGGGGTGAAGCGCTTCTTTGACTGGCTCGAGACCAAAGCCTACAAGATGCACATCCGGGTGCTGCTGTCGAAGTACCGCGCCTACACGCCCTGCGACGTGTGCCGCGGGTCGCGCCTGAAGCCTGATGCGCTGCTGTGGCGCGTGGGCAGCAAGGCCGACGCCGATGCCGTGCTGCCGCAGACCGATGACAAGTACACGCGCTTTCGCCCGGTGCATGCGGCATGGAGCGCAGCGACACTGGCGTCCCTGCCCGGCCTGAGCATCCATGACCTGATGATGTTGCCGATCGACCGTGTGCGCCGCTTTTGTGACGGCCTGCAGTTCGACGGCGTACTGGATGCCGCAACCGACCTGCTGCTGGAAGAAGTCCGCGCCCGCCTGAAGTTCCTGTGCGACGTGGGCCTGGGTTACCTGACGCTGGACCGCCAGAGCCGCACCTTGTCGGGTGGCGAAGTGCAGCGGATCAACCTGACGACGGCGCTGGGCACGTCGCTGGTGAACACGCTGTTCGTTCTGGATGAGCCGTCCATCGGCCTGCATCCGCGCGACATGAACCGCATCGTCGAAGTCATGCATCGCCTGCGCGACGCGGGCAATTCGCTGGTGGTGGTCGAACACGATCCGCAGGTCATGCTGGCCGCCGATCGGGTGATCGATATCGGACCGGGTCCGGGTGAACGCGGCGGCAATATCGTGTTCAACGGATCGCCGTCGCAATTGCGCACGGCCAAGACCCTGACGGGCGACTATCTGTCGGGCCGCCGGCATGTGGCGGCGCCGCGGCCGATGCCGGTCACGGCCAGCACGCCGCGCCTGATCGTTGAAGGCGCGCGCGAGCACAACCTGAAGAACGTGACGGTCGAATTCCCGCTGGGCCGTCTGGTGACGGTGACCGGCGTGTCCGGATCGGGCAAGTCGACATTGGTGCAGGACGTGCTGTACCCGGGCCTGCTCAAGCTGAAGGGCAAGCCGACCGAAACGCCGGGCGCGCACGATCGCATCCTGGGCGATGACTGGCTGGTGGACGTGGTCATGGTGGACCAGTCGCAGATCGGCAAGACGGCGCGGTCCAACCCGGCCAGCTACGTGGGCGCCTTCGATGGCATCCGCAAGATCTTTGCGCAGGCGCGGCTGTCGAAGGAACGCAATTACACGGCGGGCATGTTCAGCTTCAACGCGGGCGACGGGCGCTGCCCGACCTGCGGCGGAACGGGCTTTGAACACGTGGAAATGCAGTTCCTGTCGGACGTGTACATTCGCTGCCCGGATTGTGACGGCACCCGTTTCCGCGCCGAAGTGCGCGAAGTGACGGTGGAACGCCATGGCCGCGCCGCGTCGATTTCCGACGTGCTGGACATGACCGTGACCGAAGCCCTGCAGTTCTTTGCAGGCGAAAAGGATGTGCAGTATGGCCTTGCGCCCCTGGCCGACGTGGGCCTGGAATATTTGCGCCTGGGGCAACCCGTGCCGACCCTGTCGGGCGGTGAAGCGCAGCGGCTGAAGCTGGCCGGCCACCTGGCCGAAGCGGCCCGGTCGGGCATTTCGACCATGGGCGCCAAGCTGTCGAAAAAGGGCAGCCTGTTCCTGTTCGACGAGCCGACCACCGGTCTGCACTTTGACGACATCGCGCGGCTGATGGGCGCGTTCCGCAAGCTGCTGGCCGCGGGCCACACGCTGATCGTGATCGAGCACAACCTGGACGTGATCCGCGCATCGGACTGGCTGATCGACCTGGGTCCGGAAGGCGGCGATGCCGGCGGCGAGATCGTGGCCGTGGGCACGCCCGAGCAGCTCATGAACACCCCCGCGTCGCACACGGGGCTGGCGCTGCGCGAGTACGAACACGAGATCGGCGCGCTGGACGCCAACCGGCCCGAAATGTCGCCCGACCTGACGCTGGCCGAGCGCATGGCGCCGTACGCCACCAACCGCACCGAGATCGAGGCTGCCAACGAATTGGCGGAAGACATTGCCGACGACCTGGGCGTGCCGTTGCAGAATGTGCTGGCCAAGCGCCGGTCCACGTCGATCGAAATCAAGAATGCGCGCGAGCACAACTTGAAAGGCATCGACGTCGACATCCCGCACAACGTGTTCACGGTGATCACGGGGGTGTCGGGTTCGGGCAAGTCGACCCTGGCCTTCGACATTCTGTTCAACGAAGGGCAGCGCCGCTATCTGGAGTCCTTGAACGCCTATGCCCGGTCGATCGTGCAGCCGGCGGGCAAGCCGGATGTGGACGCCATTTTCGGCATTCCGCCCACGGTGGCGATCGAGCAGCGCACCAGCCGCGGCGGCCGCAAGTCGACCGTCGCGACCATGACCGAGACGCATCACTTCATGCGGCTGCTCTACATGAAGCTGGGCACGCAGTACTGCCCGAATTGCGACGTGCCGGTCGAACCGCAGACCTTCGATCTGATCGTGGATCGCATCATGCGCGAGCTGAAAGGCCAGCACATTGGCGTGATGGCGCCGCTGGTGACGGCGCGCAAGGGCTTCTATACCGACATGGCGAAGTGGGCGGCCAACAAGGGCCACTCGCACCTGCGGGTCGATGGCGCTTTCCTGCCGACCGCGCGCTGGCCGCGCCTGGACCGCTTCAAGGAACACAACATTGAACTGCCGGTGGCGGACTTCCTGGTCGATCCGGCCAACGAAGCGCAACTGCGCAAGGCCATCGACATTGCGCTGGAACATGGCAATGGCGTGATGAGCGTGGTGTGGCCGCTGGAACGGCTGCGCGAAGCCATGGCGGCCGATAGCACCGCAGCGGCGCCGTCGCTGGAACAACGCGTGTTCTCGGTCAAGCGGGCATGCCCATGTTGCGGCCTGAGCTTTCCCGAGCCCGATCCGCGCATGTTCTCGTACAACTCCAAGCATGGCTGGTGCCCGTCGTGCTTCGGCACGGGGGTGAAGCTGGAAGGCTTCGACCAGGAACAGACAGGCGAAGAAGCCGCCTGGAACGCCGCATTCGAAGGCGAGGCGGTGGCCTGCCCGACGTGCGAAGGCCAGCGCCTGAATCGCAATGCGCTGGCCGTGCGCTGGCGCGACAAGTCGATCGCGCAGATGGCGTCGCTGGCGGTGCGGGACGCGGGCAGCTTCTTCCAGAAACTGGAAACGCATGGCCGCGAAGCCGAGATTGCCCGCGACATTCTGACCGAACTGCGCAGCCGGCTCGACTTCCTGGAGGAAGTCGGGCTGGGCTACCTGGCGCTGGATCGGGCTGCCCCGACGCTATCGGGAGGTGAAGCGCAGCGCATCCGGCTGGCCGCGCAACTGGGGTCCAACCTGCAGGGCGTCTGCTACGTGCTGGACGAGCCGACCATCGGCCTGCACCCGCGCGACAACCGCATTCTGCTGAATGCGCTGTCGCGCCTGGAAGGCAAGGGCAACACGCTGGTGGTGGTGGAGCACGACGAAGACACCATCCGCCGCGCCGCGCACGTGATCGATATCGGTCCGGGCGCGGGCGTGCGAGGCGGCCGCGTGGTGGCGCAGGGCACGGTCCAGGACATCATGGACAATCCCGATTCGCTGACCGGCAAGTACCTGCGGCATCCCTTGAAGCACCCGCTGCAGCCCCGGCGGCCGGTGGAAGCCGATACGCCATCGATCCAGGTCAAGGGTGCGCGCCTGCACAACTTGGCCAATGTCGATGCCCGCTTCCCGATCGGCCGGCTGACGGTAGTGACGGGGGTGTCGGGGTCGGGCAAGTCGACCCTGGCGCGCGAAGTGCTGCTCGACAACCTGCATCGTGAAGTCGCCAACGCGGCCTTGCGCGAAGAAAAGCGGACGCGGATGGCGTGGAAGGGCTGCGCCGGCATGACCGGCTGGGAAACCATTGACCGGGTGCTGGAAGTGGACCAGACGCCGATCGGCAAGACGCCGCGGTCCTGCCCCGCCACGTACGTGGGCTTCTGGGACACGGTGCGCAAGCAGTTTGCCGACACGCTGGAATCCCGCATGCGCGGGTGGACGGCGGGCCGCTTCAGCTTCAATACGGCCGGTGGCCGTTGCGAGGTGTGCGAAGGCCAGGGCATGCGCACGATCGAGATGAACTTCCTGCCTGACGTGAAGGTGCCGTGCGATGCCTGCAACGGCGGGCGCTTCAACCGCGAGACCCTGGCCGTGCACATGCGTGGCAAGAGCGTGGGCGAAGTGCTGGGCATGGAAGTGGATGACGCGGTGGAATACTTCGGCGCGCATCCGTCCATTCTGAATCCGTTGCTGCTGTTGCAGAGCGTGGGCCTGGGCTACCTGACACTGGGCCAGCCTTCTCCGACCCTGTCGGGCGGCGAAGCGCAGCGGATCAAGCTGGTGACCGAGCTGGCCAAGGCGCGCCTGGAAGACGGCACGATGCGCACCGGCCGCGGCTATCGCCAGCCACATACGCTGTATGTGTTGGATGAGCCGACGGTGGGCCTGTCGATGGCCGACGTGGAGAAACTGATCCGCGTGCTGCATCGCCTGGTCGAAGCCGGCAACACGGTGGTGGTGATCGAGCACAACCTGGACGTGATTGCCGAAGCCGACTGGCTGCTGGACATGGGCCCGGAAGGGGGCAACGAAGGCGGGCAACTGGTGATCGAAGGCACGCCGGAAGCGGTGATGGACTATCGCGACAAGTCGCATACCGGGCGCGTGCTGCATGAATTCATGCAGCAACAACAGGAGTCGTGA
- a CDS encoding citryl-CoA lyase: MAKRKAIRTDISWSTEDTITVKGLNLCTDIMGKVSLGDMAFLEMTDRLPNERESRLFNALAVILVEHGLTPSALVTRLTLAGAPEAMQAAVGAGLAGLGSVFVGSMEDAAHMLQAKLPDPAAPHDTAALARQIVDEHRAAGKSVPGIGHHIHKPVDPRAPRLFEIAQEEGFSGPYVALMIAVADEASRRLGKSLPVNATGAIGAVASELAIPWNIVRGIGVMARAIGLVAHVLEEIRDPMAREIKAMVEEQATAHFR, translated from the coding sequence ATGGCAAAACGCAAGGCAATCAGAACCGACATCAGCTGGAGCACCGAAGACACGATCACGGTCAAGGGACTCAATCTGTGCACAGACATCATGGGCAAGGTCTCCCTTGGTGACATGGCCTTTCTGGAAATGACGGACCGGCTGCCGAACGAGCGCGAGTCGCGCCTGTTCAATGCCCTCGCCGTGATCCTGGTCGAACATGGCCTGACCCCGAGCGCGCTGGTCACACGGCTCACACTCGCCGGTGCGCCCGAAGCCATGCAGGCGGCGGTGGGCGCGGGCTTGGCGGGTCTGGGCAGTGTCTTCGTGGGCAGCATGGAAGACGCGGCGCACATGTTGCAAGCCAAGTTGCCCGATCCGGCAGCGCCGCACGACACCGCGGCGCTGGCCCGCCAGATCGTCGACGAACACCGCGCTGCCGGCAAGTCGGTACCGGGCATCGGCCATCACATCCACAAGCCGGTGGATCCACGGGCCCCTCGCCTGTTCGAGATCGCCCAGGAAGAGGGGTTCTCCGGACCCTATGTTGCGCTGATGATCGCCGTCGCCGACGAAGCGTCGCGGCGCCTGGGCAAGAGCCTGCCGGTCAACGCGACCGGCGCCATCGGTGCGGTGGCGAGCGAACTCGCCATACCCTGGAACATTGTTCGCGGCATCGGCGTGATGGCGCGTGCTATCGGCCTGGTCGCGCATGTGCTCGAAGAAATACGCGATCCGATGGCACGCGAGATCAAGGCCATGGTCGAGGAACAGGCCACTGCCCACTTTCGTTGA
- a CDS encoding Bug family tripartite tricarboxylate transporter substrate binding protein translates to MSTTWAAPADTYPERPIRIVVPFAAGGGGDFIVRAWADKLSETLKQPVIVDNRGGGNTVTGTDVVAKAAPDGYTLLIVSPSFATNPTLMSKLPYRTPDDFAPVGLVITYAMGLAARANLDANDIPQLLAYAKNNPGKLSIATSGEGSASSMAAELFKSATGADLLSVAYRGAGPALLDVASGNVDLSFTGLSQIKPQLDGKRVKLLATSGLKRLQSAPDIKTIAEQGVKDFEAIVWWGILAPAGTPKEIVAKVNQALKVSLADPEVARRLEVIDGEVRVSSPQEFDGFIREEMVRWGKLLKPDPAAKTAAP, encoded by the coding sequence ATGTCAACGACTTGGGCCGCCCCTGCCGACACCTATCCTGAACGGCCGATTCGCATCGTGGTGCCATTCGCTGCCGGCGGCGGTGGCGACTTCATCGTCCGCGCCTGGGCAGACAAACTGTCCGAGACCCTCAAGCAACCGGTCATCGTCGACAACCGCGGCGGCGGCAACACCGTCACCGGCACGGATGTCGTGGCCAAGGCGGCGCCGGACGGCTACACGCTCCTCATCGTCAGTCCGAGCTTCGCGACCAACCCCACCTTGATGAGCAAGTTGCCCTACCGAACGCCTGACGATTTTGCGCCAGTCGGACTGGTCATCACCTACGCCATGGGGCTGGCCGCGCGCGCCAATCTCGACGCCAACGACATCCCGCAATTGCTCGCCTATGCAAAGAACAACCCGGGAAAACTGAGCATCGCAACCTCGGGCGAAGGATCCGCGTCGTCGATGGCAGCCGAGCTCTTCAAGTCCGCCACGGGCGCGGACCTGCTCAGTGTGGCCTACCGCGGCGCCGGTCCGGCCCTGCTCGATGTGGCCTCGGGCAATGTCGATCTTTCGTTCACCGGGCTGTCCCAGATCAAGCCGCAACTGGATGGCAAACGAGTCAAACTGTTGGCCACCTCCGGCTTGAAGCGGCTGCAATCCGCGCCCGATATCAAGACGATTGCAGAGCAAGGCGTCAAAGATTTCGAAGCCATCGTCTGGTGGGGAATTTTGGCGCCCGCCGGCACACCGAAAGAAATAGTTGCGAAAGTCAATCAAGCGTTGAAGGTCAGCCTTGCCGATCCGGAAGTGGCCAGGCGGCTGGAAGTCATCGATGGCGAAGTGCGGGTATCGTCGCCGCAAGAGTTCGACGGCTTCATCCGCGAAGAGATGGTGCGGTGGGGCAAGCTGCTGAAACCTGACCCCGCCGCCAAAACAGCGGCGCCTTGA